A genomic stretch from Lysobacter ciconiae includes:
- a CDS encoding cobalamin-binding protein, which yields MGPQRIVCMTEEPTETLYLLGEQDRIVGISGFTVRPARARREKPKVSAFTSAKIDRILDLKPDMVIGFSDIQADIAADLIRAGVEVWISNHRSVDGIIDYIRRLGALVGAGHRAADLATTLERRLADIRARAATLPRRPKVYFEEWDEPQISAIQWVSELVGIAGGDDIFPERAVMSLGRDRILADPLEAARRQPDIIIGSWCGKKFQPTHVAARPGWEDVPAVRNGELHEVKSPLILQPGPAALTDGIDALEAIIQGWAHRQA from the coding sequence ATGGGCCCGCAGCGCATCGTCTGCATGACCGAGGAACCCACCGAGACGCTGTACCTGCTCGGCGAACAGGACCGGATCGTCGGCATCAGCGGGTTCACCGTGCGGCCAGCGCGCGCGCGACGCGAGAAACCCAAGGTCAGCGCGTTCACCAGTGCCAAGATCGACCGCATCCTGGACCTCAAGCCGGACATGGTGATCGGCTTCTCCGACATCCAGGCCGACATCGCCGCCGACCTGATCCGCGCCGGGGTGGAGGTCTGGATCAGCAATCACCGCAGCGTGGACGGAATCATCGACTACATCCGGCGCCTTGGCGCGCTGGTGGGTGCGGGGCATCGCGCGGCGGACCTCGCCACGACCCTGGAGAGGCGGCTGGCAGACATCCGCGCCCGTGCGGCCACGCTGCCGCGGCGGCCGAAGGTCTATTTCGAGGAGTGGGACGAGCCGCAGATCTCGGCGATCCAGTGGGTGTCCGAGCTGGTCGGCATCGCCGGTGGCGACGACATCTTTCCAGAACGCGCGGTGATGTCACTGGGCCGTGACCGCATCCTCGCCGACCCGCTGGAGGCGGCGCGGCGCCAGCCCGACATCATCATCGGCAGCTGGTGCGGCAAGAAGTTCCAGCCCACCCACGTGGCCGCGCGTCCGGGTTGGGAGGATGTGCCGGCGGTGCGCAACGGCGAACTGCACGAGGTCAAATCCCCGCTGATCCTGCAGCCCGGACCGGCGGCGCTGACCGACGGCATCGATGCACTGGAAGCAATCATCCAGGGCTGGGCGCACCGCCAGGCCTGA
- the pdxH gene encoding pyridoxamine 5'-phosphate oxidase: protein MTTNDLLAEANATFAALFEQARQAGEPDPTAMSVATASLGARPSTRMVLLKQHDERGFVFYTHLDGRKGRELQDNPYAALLFHWPRVKAGVQVRVEGGVSIVADEEADAYFASRPRGSQIGAWASLQSETLDDPATFHQRVAQVEQEFAGREVPRPPRWTGLRVRPMSIEFWYGGNFRLHERCLYECDPAGHWSKRMLYP from the coding sequence ATGACTACCAACGACCTGCTGGCGGAAGCCAACGCCACCTTTGCCGCGCTGTTCGAACAGGCGCGGCAGGCCGGTGAGCCTGATCCGACCGCGATGAGCGTGGCCACCGCGTCCCTGGGTGCCCGCCCGTCCACGCGCATGGTGCTGCTCAAGCAGCACGACGAACGCGGATTCGTCTTCTACACCCACTTGGACGGGCGCAAGGGCCGGGAACTGCAGGACAACCCCTACGCCGCGCTGCTCTTCCATTGGCCGCGGGTCAAGGCCGGCGTGCAGGTCCGCGTGGAAGGCGGCGTGTCGATCGTGGCGGACGAGGAGGCCGATGCGTATTTCGCATCACGCCCGCGCGGCAGCCAGATCGGCGCGTGGGCGTCGCTGCAATCGGAGACGCTCGACGACCCGGCGACGTTCCACCAGCGCGTCGCGCAGGTCGAGCAGGAATTTGCGGGCCGCGAGGTTCCGCGTCCGCCGCGCTGGACCGGGCTTAGGGTCCGGCCGATGTCGATCGAGTTCTGGTACGGCGGCAACTTCCGCCTGCACGAGCGTTGCCTCTACGAATGCGACCCGGCCGGCCACTGGAGCAAGCGGATGCTGTACCCCTAG
- a CDS encoding dodecin family protein has protein sequence MSVAKVIELNAASEKSMEDAVQRGLKKAAESVKNIKGAWVNEVKVVTDEGGNITEWRVNMKVNFIVQ, from the coding sequence ATGTCAGTCGCAAAAGTCATCGAACTCAACGCCGCCTCGGAAAAGAGCATGGAAGACGCGGTCCAGCGTGGCCTGAAGAAAGCCGCTGAATCGGTCAAGAACATCAAGGGTGCCTGGGTCAACGAAGTCAAGGTCGTGACCGACGAGGGCGGCAACATCACCGAGTGGCGCGTCAACATGAAGGTCAACTTCATCGTCCAGTAA
- a CDS encoding shikimate kinase: protein MSEPVREPRNIILVGPMAAGKSRLGRELAQRCGLRLVDADAEIEREAGASIAAIFAREGEAGFRRRERAILADLLMQDGIVLATGGGAVLDAGTRTLLPERGLVVHLHASPATQLARAAGDTARPLLQQPDPSAVLHALATERDPLYAAVAQLRIDTDDLAPSEVCARILDGLPTWLRSGAGA, encoded by the coding sequence ATGAGCGAACCCGTCCGTGAACCGCGCAACATCATCCTTGTCGGCCCCATGGCCGCCGGAAAATCGCGGCTCGGGCGCGAACTGGCGCAGCGTTGCGGTCTGCGCCTCGTGGACGCGGATGCGGAGATCGAGCGCGAGGCCGGCGCCAGCATTGCGGCCATTTTTGCGCGCGAAGGCGAGGCGGGATTCCGCAGGCGCGAACGGGCGATTCTGGCCGACCTGCTAATGCAGGATGGCATCGTGCTCGCCACCGGCGGCGGCGCGGTGCTCGACGCCGGCACCCGGACGCTGCTGCCCGAGCGTGGGCTCGTGGTCCACCTGCATGCCAGTCCGGCCACCCAGCTGGCGCGGGCCGCCGGTGATACCGCTCGGCCGCTGCTGCAACAACCCGATCCGTCAGCAGTCCTGCACGCGCTGGCGACCGAGCGCGACCCGCTGTACGCCGCCGTGGCCCAGCTGCGCATCGATACCGATGACCTCGCGCCGTCGGAGGTCTGCGCGCGGATCCTGGACGGACTGCCGACCTGGCTGCGCAGCGGAGCCGGCGCATGA